The following coding sequences are from one Desulfobacterales bacterium window:
- a CDS encoding bifunctional acetate--CoA ligase family protein/GNAT family N-acetyltransferase, which translates to MSIYNLDKLFNPRTVAVIGADENREKIGWRLFNNLKTSQYQRELFPVNPDFHVLCDSTCYQTVSDIPKHIDLAVIASPVSEVLTAVNDCVSAGVDSAVIFSAGGMETELKEKRLQLAITETAEKGRLRVIGPNSIGIISNESLLNVGLSQRMPLPGRLAFVSQSGAVCQTIIDVSFKEGIGFSYVVSTGSMLDVDFGDLINFLGNDSHVVSIVLFIERLTQVRKFMSAARAVSRVKPVVVLKAGKTAAGAQSVYPHTGVFAGEDPVYNAAFKRAGIVRVDTIEALFDCAELIAKQPLPEGPGLAIITNGAGPGIMAADALADYGLKAVSLAPETMQKLNAALPRIWNRENPIDILKDASAQRWRDVIDICLSAREIHALIMIFVPHPFFDSVKIAETILALLAGRPHRPTFAVWMGGESVDGARRLFNQAAIPTYETPERAVAAFRYMRSYSRNLEMLQEIPPRLDKSLKFDSPEVDKLIKQSVDKSGGWLTDAESRKILEAYGIPVNPALVAYTSEQAVNIAGRIGYPVAIKINSRDIVHKTDARAVALNLDSDRSVQDAFRQITGHVTRCYPHADCQGITVEPMVKRPEIELIMGARKDAAFGPVIVFGAGGIMTDIIRDVGFALPPLNRLLARRLMESTRIYQMLGGYRNRPGANLEFLEEILIRLSQLVTDFPQIDLVEINPLILADDCACAVDARVIVKATSVKSSHHLVISPYPDEFEKHIVSKGGLDVFIRPIKPEDASLLIELMQHMSVRSIYYRFCKPVTLLPAKMLALFTQIDYDRDMALVALDSHDGNDKMFGVGRLVRYPDGKKAEFAIMVGDEWHGKGIGSALMRHLMNIARARGIETLWGLVLAENTQMLALGKKLGFTVTPFPDAGQHELEIDLRVAGA; encoded by the coding sequence ATGAGTATTTATAATCTGGATAAACTGTTTAATCCCCGAACCGTCGCCGTTATCGGCGCTGATGAAAATCGTGAGAAAATCGGCTGGCGCCTGTTCAATAATCTGAAGACATCTCAGTACCAGCGGGAACTGTTTCCGGTAAATCCTGATTTTCATGTGCTGTGCGACAGCACGTGTTATCAAACGGTTTCGGATATCCCGAAACATATTGATCTGGCAGTGATCGCCAGTCCCGTATCCGAAGTCCTGACGGCTGTCAACGATTGCGTGAGCGCCGGGGTGGACAGTGCAGTTATTTTTTCCGCCGGCGGGATGGAAACCGAATTAAAGGAAAAACGCCTGCAACTTGCAATTACAGAAACAGCTGAAAAAGGCAGGCTCCGGGTGATCGGCCCGAACAGCATCGGTATCATATCCAATGAGTCCCTTCTCAATGTCGGGCTGTCTCAGCGGATGCCGCTGCCTGGCCGGTTGGCGTTTGTCTCTCAAAGCGGGGCCGTGTGTCAGACCATTATCGATGTTTCATTTAAAGAGGGAATCGGATTCAGCTATGTTGTCAGCACCGGTTCCATGCTGGATGTGGATTTTGGGGATTTAATCAATTTCCTGGGTAATGATTCCCATGTTGTCAGCATCGTGCTGTTTATTGAACGTCTGACGCAGGTCCGTAAATTTATGAGCGCGGCCCGGGCCGTATCGAGGGTCAAGCCTGTCGTGGTTCTCAAGGCTGGCAAAACAGCAGCGGGGGCGCAATCCGTATATCCTCATACCGGTGTGTTCGCGGGTGAAGATCCGGTGTACAATGCCGCATTTAAACGGGCAGGTATCGTAAGAGTCGATACCATCGAGGCGTTGTTTGATTGCGCGGAACTGATCGCAAAACAGCCGCTTCCCGAGGGGCCCGGCCTTGCCATTATTACCAATGGCGCTGGCCCCGGCATTATGGCGGCAGATGCCCTTGCAGACTACGGGCTGAAGGCGGTCTCGCTGGCGCCGGAGACCATGCAGAAGCTCAATGCGGCGCTTCCACGGATCTGGAACAGGGAAAATCCCATCGATATATTAAAAGACGCGTCTGCTCAACGATGGCGTGATGTGATTGATATCTGTCTGTCCGCTCGTGAAATTCATGCGCTGATCATGATCTTTGTACCCCATCCTTTTTTTGATTCTGTAAAAATCGCCGAAACCATCCTTGCGTTGCTCGCCGGGAGGCCTCATCGGCCCACGTTTGCAGTGTGGATGGGGGGAGAGTCCGTTGACGGTGCCCGTCGGCTGTTTAATCAGGCAGCAATACCCACCTATGAAACGCCTGAGCGGGCGGTCGCTGCTTTCAGGTATATGCGTTCATATTCGCGGAATCTTGAGATGCTGCAGGAAATTCCGCCCAGACTTGATAAATCTTTGAAATTCGATTCCCCGGAGGTTGATAAACTGATCAAGCAGTCTGTCGACAAGTCCGGCGGGTGGCTGACTGATGCGGAGTCCAGAAAAATTCTTGAGGCTTACGGAATTCCAGTGAATCCTGCGCTCGTTGCCTATACGTCTGAACAGGCGGTCAATATCGCAGGAAGGATTGGGTATCCGGTTGCCATAAAAATTAATTCCAGGGATATTGTTCATAAAACCGATGCCCGTGCCGTCGCCTTGAATCTGGACAGTGACCGGTCGGTTCAAGACGCTTTTCGGCAGATTACGGGTCATGTGACACGCTGCTATCCGCATGCGGATTGTCAAGGGATTACGGTTGAGCCGATGGTGAAGCGTCCGGAGATTGAACTGATTATGGGCGCTCGAAAAGATGCGGCCTTCGGACCGGTAATCGTATTCGGAGCCGGGGGGATCATGACGGATATTATCAGAGATGTCGGTTTTGCACTTCCCCCGCTGAACCGTCTGCTGGCCCGGAGGTTGATGGAAAGCACGCGGATTTATCAGATGCTCGGGGGATATCGGAACCGGCCGGGAGCCAATCTTGAGTTTTTGGAAGAAATTTTGATCCGGTTGTCCCAGCTGGTGACCGATTTTCCGCAAATCGATCTGGTGGAAATTAATCCGCTTATTTTGGCCGATGACTGCGCGTGTGCGGTCGATGCGAGGGTAATTGTCAAAGCGACATCCGTTAAATCCTCTCATCATCTGGTCATCAGCCCTTATCCTGATGAATTTGAAAAACATATAGTCAGCAAAGGCGGTCTTGATGTCTTTATTCGTCCGATAAAACCGGAGGATGCTTCGCTGCTCATCGAATTGATGCAACATATGTCGGTTCGCAGTATTTATTATCGATTTTGCAAACCGGTAACATTGCTGCCGGCAAAGATGCTCGCGTTGTTTACCCAGATCGATTATGACCGGGACATGGCGCTGGTTGCGCTCGACTCGCATGATGGAAACGATAAAATGTTTGGCGTAGGGCGTCTGGTCCGTTATCCGGACGGGAAAAAGGCAGAATTTGCGATAATGGTCGGGGATGAATGGCATGGAAAAGGAATCGGATCGGCATTGATGCGGCATTTGATGAATATTGCCAGGGCGAGGGGGATTGAGACCCTCTGGGGGCTTGTTCTGGCGGAAAATACGCAGATGCTGGCGTTGGGAAAGAAACTGGGGTTTACTGTCACGCCCTTTCCGGATGCCGGGCAGCATGAACTGGAAATTGATTTGAGGGTCGCCGGCGCTTGA
- a CDS encoding DNA-3-methyladenine glycosylase I, which yields MKKRCCWVGTDPLYIRYHDEQWGVPVHDDRILFEFLLLEGCQAGLSWITILRKRENYRAAFDRFDPVKIAAYDSDKILALLSNPGIVRNRLKIEAAVANAAAFLNIQRAFGSFDRFIWEFVGGKPGKNVWTRHEQIPSETDASRNMSRELKRRGFKFVGPTICYAFMQAVGMVNDHTTDCFRYHEIGKKVLSAED from the coding sequence ATGAAAAAAAGATGCTGCTGGGTGGGAACCGATCCGCTTTATATCCGGTATCATGATGAGCAGTGGGGCGTACCGGTTCATGATGACCGGATACTGTTCGAGTTTTTGCTGCTCGAAGGCTGTCAGGCCGGATTGAGCTGGATCACGATTCTTCGTAAACGGGAAAATTATCGTGCGGCGTTTGACCGGTTTGATCCGGTGAAAATTGCCGCTTATGATTCGGATAAAATCCTGGCACTGCTTTCGAACCCCGGAATTGTTCGAAACCGGCTTAAAATCGAAGCGGCAGTTGCAAATGCCGCCGCTTTTTTAAATATTCAACGTGCTTTTGGCAGTTTTGACCGGTTTATCTGGGAATTTGTCGGCGGAAAACCCGGAAAAAATGTCTGGACCCGTCATGAGCAGATTCCGTCAGAAACCGATGCATCCCGGAACATGAGCCGGGAACTCAAACGCCGGGGATTTAAATTTGTCGGTCCGACCATCTGTTACGCCTTTATGCAGGCTGTGGGAATGGTGAACGACCATACGACCGACTGTTTCCGGTACCATGAAATTGGTAAAAAAGTGCTGAGTGCTGAGGACTGA
- the holB gene encoding DNA polymerase III subunit delta' — protein MPGFEDITGQQRSIQMLTTLLKKGGIPHALLFTGIEGVGKRTAATAFAMACNCTSATSENACYPTNPCGSCRACRKISSGIHPDIIELKPSGNFIRIDQIRTLCRTLTMKPYEANVRVVIISDAQTMNPQAANALLKALEEPPERTIFILTAIQISDLLPTIVSRCQHIRFDPIPRETLESLLMERTRLDRKDAAIIASMAGGSYSRALSRAEKRWNSRRMWLIDEIEALPSRPVNLLMAFAVKLAEDKESLSDSLEIVNSWLRDLIVCRYRPGKIVNIDMGQRIAAGSRRIDEASLLSGIEAIETARKDIRANANMRLTLDLLIMSLARCCRENGKTAG, from the coding sequence TTGCCTGGATTTGAAGATATAACAGGTCAACAGCGTTCCATACAGATGCTAACCACCCTTTTAAAGAAGGGCGGGATTCCTCATGCCCTGCTGTTTACTGGAATTGAGGGCGTGGGCAAGCGGACGGCAGCCACAGCGTTTGCAATGGCCTGTAACTGTACGTCAGCAACCTCTGAGAATGCGTGTTATCCAACCAATCCGTGCGGCAGTTGCAGAGCCTGCAGAAAAATCAGTTCCGGTATCCATCCCGATATCATAGAATTGAAACCGTCAGGGAATTTTATCCGGATTGATCAAATTCGTACATTGTGCCGTACACTTACGATGAAGCCTTACGAGGCAAACGTACGGGTGGTGATTATTTCCGATGCCCAGACCATGAATCCTCAAGCGGCCAATGCCCTTTTAAAGGCTCTTGAGGAACCCCCTGAGCGGACGATATTTATATTGACCGCTATTCAAATATCTGATCTTTTGCCCACAATCGTATCCCGCTGCCAGCACATCCGGTTTGATCCGATTCCCCGGGAGACGCTTGAGTCACTGCTGATGGAACGTACCCGTCTTGATCGGAAAGATGCGGCAATCATTGCGTCCATGGCCGGCGGAAGTTATTCAAGGGCGCTGTCCAGGGCAGAAAAACGCTGGAACAGCCGTCGGATGTGGCTCATTGATGAGATAGAGGCATTGCCGTCCAGGCCGGTAAATCTGCTGATGGCATTTGCTGTAAAGCTGGCTGAGGATAAAGAGAGCCTGTCGGATAGCCTTGAGATCGTAAATTCATGGCTGCGGGATCTGATTGTATGCAGGTATCGTCCCGGGAAAATTGTCAACATCGACATGGGCCAGCGGATTGCCGCCGGTTCCAGGCGGATTGATGAAGCCTCGCTGCTTTCCGGAATCGAGGCGATCGAAACGGCCCGAAAGGATATCCGGGCCAACGCAAATATGCGGCTGACTTTAGACCTTCTGATTATGAGTCTTGCCAGATGCTGCCGTGAAAACGGTAAGACCGCCGGATAA
- the ricT gene encoding regulatory iron-sulfur-containing complex subunit RicT, with protein MSKVVGIRFKPAGKIYDFDCGVFILKKGDRVIVETEQGLGLGVVTVEPVPVEERSSEKPLKKVFRLATEDDCKQIEANRQFEQKAQEVCQQCIDELGLKMNLFFVESNFDANKLTFFYTSEGRVDFRELVKMLVKHFGIRIELRQVGIRHQAKMCGGLGRCGRQICCSLFMENFEPVSIRMAKEQGLSLNPTKISGVCGRLMCCLTFEDKTYRDMKKSLPKIGKKVLTRAGEGKIIRHDVVGQKVVVQISDGSEMLIGIDEIQLDDKEIEITVDDTTVGENSGDNDKK; from the coding sequence ATGAGTAAAGTAGTAGGTATACGATTCAAACCCGCAGGGAAAATATATGATTTTGACTGTGGGGTATTTATATTGAAAAAAGGTGACCGGGTTATTGTTGAAACCGAACAGGGCCTGGGTCTTGGGGTCGTAACGGTTGAGCCGGTGCCGGTTGAGGAGCGTTCATCCGAAAAGCCACTGAAAAAGGTGTTCCGGCTGGCCACCGAAGACGACTGCAAACAGATCGAAGCCAATCGCCAGTTCGAGCAGAAAGCCCAGGAGGTTTGCCAGCAGTGCATCGATGAGCTGGGACTGAAGATGAATCTGTTTTTCGTCGAAAGCAACTTCGATGCAAACAAGCTGACCTTCTTTTATACGTCCGAAGGCCGTGTCGATTTTCGCGAGCTTGTGAAAATGCTGGTCAAACATTTCGGAATACGGATCGAACTGCGCCAGGTCGGGATACGCCATCAGGCGAAGATGTGCGGAGGACTGGGTCGATGCGGACGTCAGATCTGCTGTTCTTTGTTTATGGAAAATTTCGAGCCGGTTTCCATCCGAATGGCCAAGGAGCAGGGATTGTCCTTGAATCCGACCAAAATTTCAGGGGTATGCGGTCGTTTGATGTGCTGCCTGACGTTTGAAGATAAAACATACCGTGATATGAAGAAAAGTCTTCCCAAAATCGGTAAAAAGGTTCTGACACGAGCTGGAGAGGGAAAAATTATCCGGCACGATGTGGTCGGCCAGAAAGTGGTTGTCCAGATCAGTGACGGATCTGAAATGCTGATAGGCATCGATGAAATTCAACTGGACGATAAGGAAATCGAAATTACGGTTGATGACACGACTGTCGGAGAAAATTCCGGCGATAACGATAAAAAATGA
- a CDS encoding integration host factor subunit beta, protein MNKLELISALKNEADISKAEAAKIVQIFFENMADAMAMGERVEIRGLCSFFVKKYKSYVGRNPKTGEKVEIKPKKLPFFKSGKELKERVDR, encoded by the coding sequence ATGAATAAATTGGAGCTTATTTCAGCGTTGAAAAACGAAGCTGACATCTCAAAAGCCGAGGCAGCTAAAATCGTGCAGATATTTTTTGAAAATATGGCCGATGCCATGGCGATGGGTGAACGGGTTGAAATCCGGGGGTTATGCAGTTTTTTTGTCAAAAAATATAAAAGCTATGTCGGCAGAAATCCAAAAACCGGAGAAAAGGTTGAGATCAAGCCCAAAAAACTGCCGTTTTTCAAGTCCGGAAAAGAGCTTAAAGAACGGGTTGATAGATAA
- a CDS encoding ZIP family metal transporter has product MIELFYQIPPVGQALVGTLFTWLLTALGAACVFLFKTLNKKLLDGMLGFAAGVMIAASYWSLLAPAIEMAQGGILPAWLPATVGFLAGGGFLWLADKLLPHLHIGFPMEEAEGIKTGWRRSVLLVMAITLHNIPEGLAVGVAFGAAAAGLPSATITGAVALAVGIGIQNFPEGLAVSMPLRREGLSVFKSFWYGQLSGVVEPVAGVIGAALVMVFRPLLPYALSFAAGAMIFVVVEELIPEAQRGGNTDMATLCTMLGFAVMMVLDVAFG; this is encoded by the coding sequence ATGATAGAATTGTTTTATCAAATTCCTCCGGTGGGGCAGGCCTTGGTCGGGACACTGTTTACATGGCTGTTAACCGCATTGGGCGCTGCGTGTGTGTTTTTGTTCAAAACGTTGAATAAGAAGCTGCTTGACGGGATGCTCGGGTTTGCCGCCGGGGTTATGATTGCTGCCAGCTATTGGTCCCTGCTGGCGCCGGCCATCGAAATGGCTCAGGGGGGGATTCTGCCGGCATGGCTTCCGGCAACGGTCGGGTTTCTTGCCGGAGGAGGGTTTTTGTGGCTCGCGGATAAACTGTTGCCTCATCTGCATATCGGTTTTCCCATGGAAGAGGCCGAAGGCATAAAAACCGGGTGGAGACGCAGTGTGCTGCTGGTTATGGCCATCACCCTTCATAACATTCCAGAAGGGTTGGCGGTTGGCGTGGCCTTTGGCGCTGCCGCGGCGGGATTGCCATCCGCCACGATAACCGGAGCGGTCGCACTTGCAGTGGGTATAGGAATTCAGAATTTTCCCGAAGGCCTGGCAGTTTCCATGCCACTGCGACGCGAAGGCTTATCCGTTTTTAAAAGTTTCTGGTACGGTCAACTTTCAGGCGTGGTGGAGCCGGTTGCAGGTGTTATTGGTGCTGCTCTGGTAATGGTGTTCCGGCCGCTGTTGCCGTATGCACTGTCGTTTGCCGCAGGGGCGATGATTTTTGTGGTGGTGGAAGAATTGATCCCGGAGGCGCAGCGCGGGGGGAATACCGATATGGCAACCCTTTGCACGATGCTGGGATTTGCCGTCATGATGGTGCTGGATGTGGCGTTCGGATAA
- the panP gene encoding putative pyridoxal-dependent aspartate 1-decarboxylase, producing MTDHSLPQKRQALIADWDRLIRTFNMPEIDGAEPRLTKYMNQILFGLNDFLQRHVGITEEVRLKTLSTEFSDSLIHQNPEKKLADVLTDLIDHIAPHAVNVSSPYFVGHMTSAIPFFMVHLKTIVAALNQNVVKLETSKVCSLVEKQVLAKIHRLIYDKGQQFYDYHIQNAQTTLGCFVEDGTLANLTAMWVARNSLFGPKERFTGIESEGIAAAYQFYDVDRSVIIVSRLAHYSLKKAGGILGIGNDNIISINLDDHNRMDLNCLKRTLRQLDSNSKKTKIIAIVGIAGTTETGTIDPLTDLAQICAERQIHFHVDAAWGGPTLMSARYRSLLKGIELADSVTIDGHKQFYMPMTCGMVYFKNPSQPDAIAYHANYVNRVGSVDLGIKSLSGSREANSLILNSALKIMGIRGYGLLIEHGIETARQLAAEIDRRENFELTTPPELNILTYRIVPVHIRRQFDSADMATKKNINIKLNKINRAIQIIQRETGNSFVSRTTLIQNNNPEQNIVVLRCVIMNPMVSMKILNEILDEQEKIYRNTFGTW from the coding sequence ATGACAGATCATTCTTTACCGCAAAAACGGCAGGCACTTATTGCGGACTGGGACAGGCTTATCCGCACGTTTAATATGCCGGAAATTGATGGTGCCGAGCCCCGGCTGACAAAGTATATGAATCAAATTCTCTTCGGCCTGAATGACTTTTTGCAAAGGCATGTCGGCATAACCGAAGAAGTCCGGCTGAAAACCCTGTCGACCGAATTTTCAGACTCCCTGATCCATCAAAACCCTGAAAAAAAGCTCGCGGACGTTCTCACGGACCTTATCGACCATATCGCACCCCATGCGGTGAATGTTTCCTCGCCGTATTTTGTCGGCCATATGACCTCCGCCATTCCTTTTTTTATGGTTCACCTGAAAACCATTGTCGCCGCGCTGAACCAGAATGTCGTCAAACTCGAAACGTCAAAGGTGTGTTCGCTTGTCGAAAAGCAGGTACTGGCGAAAATTCACAGACTTATTTACGACAAGGGCCAACAGTTTTATGACTACCATATCCAGAATGCACAAACCACCCTGGGATGTTTTGTGGAAGACGGAACCCTGGCAAACCTCACCGCCATGTGGGTGGCAAGAAATTCACTGTTTGGCCCCAAAGAGCGGTTTACCGGCATTGAATCCGAAGGGATTGCGGCTGCATACCAGTTCTACGATGTGGACAGGAGTGTTATCATCGTTTCCAGGCTGGCCCACTATTCTCTGAAAAAAGCGGGCGGAATTCTGGGAATCGGCAATGACAACATCATCAGCATCAACCTCGATGACCACAACCGAATGGATCTGAACTGTCTGAAGCGCACCCTGCGCCAATTGGATTCGAATTCAAAAAAAACAAAAATTATCGCCATTGTCGGAATTGCCGGGACAACGGAAACCGGAACCATCGACCCCCTCACCGACCTGGCGCAGATATGTGCCGAGCGGCAGATTCATTTTCACGTGGATGCTGCCTGGGGAGGCCCCACGCTGATGTCGGCCCGATACAGATCGCTGTTGAAAGGGATTGAACTGGCTGATTCGGTCACCATCGACGGACACAAACAGTTTTATATGCCGATGACCTGCGGAATGGTGTATTTCAAAAATCCATCCCAACCGGATGCCATCGCCTATCATGCCAACTATGTAAACCGGGTCGGATCGGTTGACCTCGGTATCAAATCCCTGTCCGGATCACGGGAGGCCAATTCACTGATTCTCAACAGCGCGCTGAAAATCATGGGTATCAGAGGATACGGCCTGCTGATCGAACACGGGATAGAAACCGCACGCCAGCTTGCAGCGGAAATTGACCGCCGGGAAAATTTCGAATTGACAACCCCGCCCGAACTCAACATCCTCACGTACAGAATTGTACCGGTCCATATCCGCCGGCAGTTTGACAGCGCCGACATGGCAACGAAAAAAAACATCAACATAAAACTCAACAAAATCAACCGGGCAATTCAAATCATTCAGCGGGAAACCGGTAACAGCTTTGTTTCCAGAACCACGCTGATACAAAATAACAATCCGGAGCAAAATATCGTAGTGCTTCGATGCGTCATCATGAATCCCATGGTCAGCATGAAAATTCTGAACGAAATTCTGGACGAACAGGAAAAGATCTACCGAAACACGTTCGGCACCTGGTAA
- a CDS encoding UpxY family transcription antiterminator, which translates to MTDKLIRSWYVLHTKSRFENVVHESLSRKSLEVFLPKMLIRSKRQDRKKMIRVPLFPGYVFVKTDLDPNEHLRILKTGGAVRLIGTTRGPVPVPDENIESLRIMVSGENEVITGSRYNQGDKVMVVQGPFTGVIGSFERYSGKGRVMVHIEALGQFAAVDVDEDDIEILIRILV; encoded by the coding sequence ATGACTGATAAACTGATCCGTTCGTGGTATGTACTGCATACGAAAAGCAGATTCGAAAATGTGGTCCATGAGAGCCTGAGCAGGAAATCACTGGAGGTTTTTCTTCCGAAAATGCTTATCCGAAGCAAGCGCCAGGATCGGAAAAAGATGATTCGGGTCCCCCTGTTTCCGGGGTACGTGTTTGTCAAGACAGATCTGGACCCGAATGAGCACCTGAGGATACTCAAGACAGGTGGCGCCGTCCGATTGATCGGGACGACCCGCGGGCCTGTTCCCGTACCGGATGAAAACATCGAATCTCTCAGAATCATGGTCTCCGGGGAGAATGAAGTGATCACCGGAAGCCGTTACAATCAAGGCGACAAGGTCATGGTCGTTCAGGGGCCGTTTACCGGTGTGATCGGCAGCTTCGAGCGCTACAGCGGCAAGGGACGGGTGATGGTTCACATCGAAGCGCTTGGACAGTTTGCCGCGGTGGATGTCGATGAAGATGATATTGAAATACTGATCAGAATTTTGGTATAA
- the lptD gene encoding LPS assembly protein LptD, giving the protein MMRCRQLFKRNHTGNPADPICGIHFRYGLVLLIVFAHIVAMCLPENGYGSEDGFSGLFDENGKQPWHITADEIDYDEKSRLYNARGNVRIDKPGKSIFADRIRFDQVTMEAVADGHVKMRVGEDYLSGERLEINLDDETGILYDGVVFVKENHFYIRGDSIRKIGPYAYEAEKASVSTCDGDVPDWKITGENLKVTLDGYGVATHAAFWAKKLPLLYSPYLVFPVKLKRQTGFLMPQIGYSDRKGVEINQPFYWAINESSDATFYEYYMQQRGNKAGVEYRYVLDEQSKGALFVDVLNDRKVDDGSGDSSANWGYESDDALRPNSDRYWIRMKHDQPLAYDLFARLDIDIVSDQDYLDEFKEGYSGFDETAAYFNAQFGRQLDDYDDPVRVNRLNISRLWPVFTFNAQARWYEDATKYDSDQSDTTLQQLPSVQFDALKQSVSGTPFYYDLDSEYIYYYREDGTRGHRLDVYPRLYRPYRFKQCVTIEPSVGLRQTLWSVDQYDDFEDGRDRTLSRQVADVGLDFASRLFHVYEVDGARVDRIKHDLIPRIEYDYIPGQNQDEYPMFDSIDRIGKKNRISYSITNIITYRSRVKAAAGNSSPDSRNSDADYNYTRFCRLKLGQSYDLEEAEEDPDRMENEQYRQPFSPVKAELELVPWSFISLQADAEWAPYENELISNNVSLSLKGQRDNRLSLEYRYSKNTSESVSMDLRLKVTDALAVYADYEYNLFDTLKIRQSTGFLYQSQCWSIDVCYTDEDDDQGIRAMVSLSGF; this is encoded by the coding sequence ATGATGCGGTGCAGACAGTTATTTAAAAGGAATCACACCGGTAACCCGGCGGACCCGATCTGCGGGATTCATTTCAGGTACGGTCTTGTCCTGCTGATCGTTTTTGCACATATCGTGGCGATGTGCCTGCCTGAGAATGGGTATGGTTCCGAAGACGGATTTTCCGGGCTTTTTGATGAGAACGGAAAACAGCCGTGGCATATCACCGCTGATGAAATCGATTACGACGAGAAAAGCAGGCTGTACAATGCCAGGGGAAATGTCCGGATCGACAAACCGGGGAAAAGTATTTTTGCAGATCGTATCCGTTTTGATCAGGTTACCATGGAGGCGGTTGCGGACGGGCATGTGAAAATGCGGGTAGGGGAAGATTATCTTTCCGGAGAAAGGCTGGAGATCAACCTGGATGATGAAACCGGGATTTTATATGACGGGGTCGTATTCGTTAAGGAGAATCATTTTTATATCCGGGGAGATTCGATCCGAAAAATCGGGCCCTATGCTTATGAAGCTGAAAAGGCCAGCGTGTCAACCTGCGACGGGGATGTTCCGGATTGGAAAATTACGGGGGAAAATCTGAAAGTAACCCTTGATGGCTACGGGGTTGCCACCCATGCTGCCTTCTGGGCGAAAAAACTGCCGCTGCTCTACAGCCCGTATTTGGTTTTTCCGGTCAAACTCAAACGGCAGACCGGTTTTCTGATGCCTCAGATCGGCTATTCCGACCGCAAAGGCGTAGAGATCAACCAGCCGTTTTACTGGGCCATCAATGAGAGCAGCGACGCCACCTTTTACGAATACTATATGCAGCAACGGGGAAACAAGGCAGGGGTAGAATATCGTTATGTGCTGGATGAACAGTCCAAAGGTGCCCTGTTCGTGGATGTATTAAATGACAGAAAGGTCGATGACGGCTCCGGAGATTCGAGTGCAAACTGGGGCTATGAAAGCGATGACGCGTTGCGGCCCAATTCAGACCGTTACTGGATAAGGATGAAACATGATCAGCCGCTGGCGTATGACCTTTTTGCCAGACTCGATATTGATATTGTCAGCGATCAGGATTATCTTGATGAATTCAAGGAGGGCTACTCCGGTTTTGATGAAACCGCGGCGTATTTCAATGCGCAGTTCGGCAGACAACTCGATGACTATGATGACCCGGTCAGGGTAAACCGGCTCAATATCAGCCGGCTGTGGCCGGTATTTACGTTCAATGCACAAGCCCGCTGGTATGAAGATGCGACAAAATATGACAGCGACCAGTCGGATACCACGCTCCAGCAACTGCCTTCGGTTCAGTTTGATGCATTGAAACAAAGCGTGTCGGGCACCCCGTTTTATTATGATCTGGACAGTGAATATATTTATTACTACAGAGAAGACGGCACACGCGGGCATCGGCTGGATGTGTACCCGAGGCTTTATCGCCCATACCGGTTCAAACAGTGCGTGACGATCGAACCCTCCGTCGGACTTCGGCAGACCCTGTGGTCTGTGGATCAATATGATGATTTCGAAGACGGTCGGGACAGGACGCTTTCCCGCCAGGTGGCGGATGTCGGCCTGGATTTTGCGTCAAGGCTGTTTCATGTATACGAGGTTGACGGGGCGCGGGTGGACCGGATCAAACATGATTTGATTCCAAGAATTGAATATGACTATATCCCGGGCCAGAATCAGGACGAATACCCGATGTTTGATTCGATCGATCGGATCGGTAAAAAAAACCGGATTTCCTATTCGATCACCAATATCATTACATACCGGTCCAGAGTTAAAGCGGCGGCAGGCAATTCATCCCCTGACAGCCGGAATTCGGATGCTGACTATAATTATACCCGGTTCTGCCGGCTCAAGCTCGGGCAGTCTTATGATCTTGAAGAAGCCGAAGAGGATCCAGACCGCATGGAAAATGAACAGTACCGGCAGCCCTTTTCGCCGGTAAAAGCTGAATTGGAACTGGTTCCCTGGTCGTTTATTTCGTTGCAGGCTGATGCCGAATGGGCACCCTATGAAAATGAATTGATATCGAACAATGTGTCGCTGAGCCTGAAGGGCCAACGGGACAATCGGTTGAGCCTGGAATACCGGTATTCCAAGAATACAAGCGAATCGGTTTCCATGGATCTGCGGTTGAAAGTGACAGATGCCCTTGCGGTTTACGCTGATTACGAGTACAACCTGTTTGATACCTTGAAAATCCGGCAGAGCACAGGCTTTCTGTATCAGTCGCAGTGCTGGTCCATCGATGTCTGCTATACGGATGAAGACGATGACCAGGGGATACGGGCTATGGTTTCCTTGTCCGGGTTCTAA